A single region of the Sorghum bicolor cultivar BTx623 chromosome 7, Sorghum_bicolor_NCBIv3, whole genome shotgun sequence genome encodes:
- the LOC8057881 gene encoding uncharacterized protein LOC8057881 produces MACLAISLQPVNGPDILLQTRSWFPVSRALAAVSAFRLARLHLARGKQQSSSSSASSASLDAIGDDPLAAASGQLVVGVESQYRVVYRLVNSIYVLGVTTAGSDHAAPAVNAFAVADAVNQAVSVVVAACRGVDVTPEKVHRKYPEVYLALDLVLHGVGSVRLSQILATIHGDNLARMVNSSPDAEARARGADPWPAVEHLAQDRHAAREGFSGASFELPQETLAAGDEFSSNIAPATTVATGDEPPPEEAAPVEKDPFAASDLINNKPEEALVGGFKKNKETALVVADPAAALAGLEVTTLPPAEATKPTFIGVEGFEGDYGGIEFGNDEASLAEAFEGLNAPFGGGLDASEFVTTTKKDHKDRAVTGLELLVSSGKPPNAAAGTPLENLLVTKRTEMTAPELFIAEEINAEFKESILVRVGLKGTIFLRTLPLNKAAGKETEFSFRLEGTSGMKRAALQSNVLSNLQNGLFHVRTVSKEEPIPLMKYSFLPKHSPLPLRMRLVKRHSGTLLSVMIQYASNPMLPQPLSNVTFIVKLPVDPTLLNVSPKAVLNRAERELRWHISEIPLKGPAGRLRARMPVDQDSKDGELEVVGMVKFAYQGPFTLSGIKLRPATDGIAQFNEVGHTFSSGSYLCI; encoded by the coding sequence ATGGCGTGCCTCGCGATCTCCCTGCAGCCGGTGAACGGCCCGGACATCCTACTGCAAACGCGGTCCTGGTTCCCCGTCTCCCGCGCCCTCGCCGCCGTCTCCGCCTTTCGCCTCGCGCGCCTCCACCTCGCGCGCGGCAAGCAGCAGTCCTCCTCATCCTCCGCCTCCTCGGCCTCGCTCGACGCCATCGGCGACGACCCGCTCGCCGCCGCGTCGGGGCAGCTCGTTGTCGGCGTCGAGTCACAGTACCGCGTGGTGTACCGCCTCGTCAACTCCATCTACGTGCTGGGGGTCACCACCGCTGGCTCCGACCATGCCGCCCCCGCTGTCAACGCCTTCGCCGTCGCCGACGCTGTCAACCAGGCCGTCTCCGTCGTCGTCGCAGCCTGCCGTGGCGTCGACGTCACCCCCGAGAAGGTGCACCGCAAGTACCCCGAGGTCTATCTCGccctcgacctcgtcctccacggCGTTGGCTCCGTCCGCCTCTCCCAGATCCTCGCCACCATCCATGGCGACAACCTCGCGCGCATGGTCAACTCCTCCCCTGACGCCGAAGCCCGGGCCCGCGGCGCGGATCCCTGGCCCGCCGTCGAGCACCTCGCTCAGGACCGCCACGCTGCGAGGGAGGGCTTCTCGGGCGCCTCTTTCGAGCTTCCCCAGGAGACGCTCGCGGCTGGTGACGAATTCTCGTCTAACATCGCCCCTGCGACCACTGTTGCTACTGGTGATGAGCCACCACCTGAGGAGGCAGCACCTGTGGAGAAGGATCCTTTTGCAGCCAGTGACCTGATTAACAACAAGCCGGAGGAGGCATTGGTGGGTGGattcaagaagaacaaggagacTGCCCTTGTGGTTGCTGATCCTGCAGCTGCGCTAGCTGGATTGGAGGTCACGACTTTACCGCCAGCTGAGGCGACTAAGCCGACATTTATTGGAGTTGAAGGGTTTGAGGGTGATTATGGTGGCATTGAGTTTGGCAATGATGAGGCGTCACTTGCTGAGGCATTTGAAGGGCTCAATGCGCCATTTGGTGGTGGGCTGGATGCTTCTGAGTTTGTTACAACAACGAAGAAGGATCACAAGGACAGGGCCGTCACTGGTCTTGAGCTGCTAGTATCAAGTGGGAAGCCACCGAATGCAGCTGCTGGTACTCCattggaaaatctgttggtgACCAAGCGCACAGAAATGACTGCTCCTGAGTTGTTTATTGCTGAGGAGATCAATGCAGAATTCAAGGAGTCTATTCTTGTGCGTGTTGGCTTGAAGGGTACAATCTTCCTGCGTACCTTGCCGCTGAATAAGGCAGCGGGCAAGGAGACAGAGTTCTCATTTCGTCTTGAGGGCACATCAGGAATGAAGAGGGCTGCATTGCAGAGTAATGTGTTGAGCAACCTACAGAATGGACTGTTCCATGTCAGGACTGTGTCGAAAGAGGAGCCCATTCCCCTCATGAAGTACAGCTTCCTACCAAAGCACTCGCCTCTCCCTTTGAGGATGCGCCTAGTGAAGCGCCACAGTGGGACGTTACTCTCAGTGATGATACAGTACGCATCCAATCCAATGCTACCCCAGCCTCTGAGCAATGTTACATTCATTGTTAAGCTTCCTGTGGATCCCACTCTGCTCAATGTTTCACCCAAGGCTGTGCTAAACCGGGCAGAGAGGGAGCTTAGATGGCATATTTCAGAAATTCCCCTGAAAGGTCCAGCCGGAAGGCTCAGGGCACGGATGCCTGTTGACCAAGACTCCAAAGATGGTGAGCTAGAGGTTGTTGGGATGGTGAAGTTTGCTTACCAAGGTCCATTCACATTGTCTGGCATTAAACTACGCCCAGCCACTGATGGCATTGCCCAATTTAATGAAGTTGGCCATACCTTCTCCAGTGGGAGTTACCTGTGCATCTGA